In Trifolium pratense cultivar HEN17-A07 linkage group LG7, ARS_RC_1.1, whole genome shotgun sequence, a genomic segment contains:
- the LOC123897370 gene encoding F-box/kelch-repeat protein At3g23880-like codes for MAPSWENDDDRKDDAVSSETTALPSLPFEIIEEILSKLPVKFLMQLKSVCKSWESLISDPQFAIKHLRVSTTRHHLLTFTNFFSDELFVVVYPFSSVFTELTVAASRQLDFPLPVGNLSHYIIGSCHGIICFEINEHFVFLWNPFISKFMKLPSLANPKQNICYTAYGFGYVYDQFNDNYSYKVVAVNYIESDNNVSYYRYRPQLKVYTLGTNSWRMIQDFPYCIPLGLSSGRFISGTVNWLAYNNLFISLVIVSFDLENEFYQEITLPDYEVVIRPQVTLVVLRDCLSIIAESNTYVDVWLMDEYGNTESWTKLFRIPHGEPPAYITPLYLSEDDHVLMESRYVRQSKPQSELAIYNSRDSILKTTEIQKINCSMVHEVYQESLISPCSL; via the coding sequence ATGGCGCCAAGTTGGGAAAACGATGACGACAGAAAGGACGACGCCGTTTCGTCTGAAACAACCGCCCTTCCTAGTCTTCCATTTGAGATCATCGAAGAAATTCTGTCGAAGCTTCCAGTCAAATTCCTCATGCAACTCAAATCCGTCTGTAAGTCCTGGGAATCTCTCATCTCCGATCCTCAATTCGCCATAAAGCACCTTCGCGTGTCAACCACGCGCCACCATCTCTTAACCTTTACCAATTTTTTCTCAGACGAGTTATTCGTCGTGGTTTACCCTTTCTCCTCTGTCTTTACAGAATTAACCGTGGCTGCTTCCAGACAGCTAGATTTCCCTTTGCCCGTTGGAAACCTTTCCCATTACATTATTGGATCTTGTCATGGCATAATCTGTTTTGAAATCAAtgaacattttgtttttttgtggaACCCTTTCATTAGTAAATTTATGAAATTGCCCTCTTTAGCGAatccaaaacaaaatatttgttacACAGCTTATGGATTTGGTTATGTCTATGATCAATTCAATGACAATTATAGTTACAAGGTTGTTGCTGTTAATTATATTGAATCTGATAATAATGTGAGTTACTACCGTTACAGACCTCAACTGAAGGTTTATACTTTGGGCACCAATTCTTGGAGAATGATTCAGGATTTCCCTTACTGCATCCCTTTGGGTTTATCGTCGGGAAGATTCATTAGTGGAACTGTTAATTGGTTGGCATATAACAATTTGTTTATTTCATTGGTTATTGTTTCTTTCGACTTGGAGAACGAATTTTATCAAGAGATAACGCTGCCCGATTATGAAGTGGTAATTCGGCCTCAGGTTACCTTAGTGGTGTTGAGAGATTGCTTGTCCATTATTGCTGAGAGTAATACTTATGTAGATGTTTGGCTTATGGACGAGTACGGAAACACAGAATCTTGGACTAAATTGTTCCGTATCCCTCATGGCGAGCCTCCTGCTTACATCACACCACTCTATCTTTCCGAGGATGACCACGTATTGATGGAGAGTCGATATGTGCGTCAATCTAAGCCTCAATCTGAGCTGGCCATTTACAATTCTAGAGACAGTATTCTCAAAACTACTGAAATTCAAAAAATCAATTGTTCGATGGTCCATGAAGTCTACCAAGAGAGTTTGATATCGCCTTGTTCTTTATAG